In Dasypus novemcinctus isolate mDasNov1 chromosome 10, mDasNov1.1.hap2, whole genome shotgun sequence, one DNA window encodes the following:
- the LOC101419159 gene encoding olfactory receptor 9G19-like, whose product MDEKNFTKVKEFILLGFTADLPLQRVLFLIFLIIYAFSLLGNITLISLICADSHLHTPMYFFIGNLSFLDLWYSSVYAPKILMTCISEDKSISFAGCLAQFFFSAGLAYSECYLLAAMAYDRYVAISNPLLYSQAMSPRLCATLVAASYFGGFINSTIITSKTFTLSFCGNNVIDDFFCDLPPLVKLACDVKESYQAVLYYILASNVMAPTILILASYLFIIAAILNIRSTQGRLKAFSTCGSHVTAVTLYYGSILFIYSRPSTSYALERDKVVSVFYTVVIPMLNPLIYSLRNKDVKDALKKLLARVKLS is encoded by the coding sequence ATGGACGAGAAAAATTTCACCAAAGTGAAGGAGTTCATTCTTTTAGGGTTCACAGCTGACTTGCCATTGCAGAGAGTACTTTTTTTGATCTTCCTCATAATTTATGCCTTCAGTCTCTTGGGAAATATCACCCTGATTTCTCTGATCTGTGCTGATtctcacctccacacacccatgtatttcttcattgGGAACCTATCATTCCTGGACCTCTGGTATTCTTCTGTTTATGCCCCCAAAATTCTGATGACCTGCATTTCTGAAGACAAAAGCATTTCCTTTGCTGGTTGCTTGGCTCAGTTCTTCTTTTCTGCTGGGCTGGCCTACAGTGAGTGTTACTTGTTGGCTGCCATGGCTTacgaccgctatgtggccatctccAACCCACTGCTTTATTCACAGGCAATGTCCCCAAGGTTATGTGCCACTCTTGTTGCAGCTTCATACTTTGGTGGCTTTATTAACTCAACAATCATCACCAGCAAGACATTTACCCTGAGCTTCTGTGGCAACAATGTCATCGATGATTTCTTCTGTGATCTTCCCCCTCTTGTGAAGTTGGCATGTGATGTGAAGGAGAGCTACCAGGCTGTGCTCTATTATATACTTGCCTCCAATGTCATGGCTCCCACCATTCTTATTCTTGCTTCCTATCTCTTCATCATTGCTGCCATTTTGAACATTCGCTCTACCCAAGGCCGACTAAAGGCTTTTTCTACTTGTGGCTCTCATGTGACAGCTGTGACCTTGTACTATGGTTCAATTCTCTTCATTTACTCCAGACCAAGCACTAGCTATGCTCTGGAACGGGATAAAGTGGTGTCTGTGTTCTATACTGTGGTGATTCCCATGTTGAACCCTTTAATCTATAGCTTaagaaataaagatgtaaaagatgcCCTAAAGAAATTGTTGGCTAGAGTCAAGCTTTCTTAA